The sequence TGCTGCACTGTTGCTAGCACTGACTCGATTGGCATCTCAGCAGACTGGATGGAAGCTATGGCGTTTGCTTGGCTTGCGCATTGCTGCCTTGAAGGTATCCCAAGCAATAGACCTGCAGTCACTGGCGCCAACGGCTTGCGCATACTTGGCGCCATCTATCCTGCTTAAAATAGATTATATGGAGAAGGACGATCCGCAACCACAAGTAGTCGTTGCATTCGGGTTATTAATCACAAAACGCGACCCTTCTAGGCCTTCTGTATAATCAACTTCAGCACCGGCCAAATACTGAAAACTCATTGGGTCAATAATCAAGCTCACGCCTTCACGGTTAATGACTGTGTCGTCATCAGCCATTTCTTCATCAAAGGTAAAGCCATACTGAAAACCAGAGCAGCCACCTCCGGTTATAAAAACACGTAATTTCAGACGTGGGTTGCCCTCTTCTTCCACCAAGGCCTTAACTTTATTTGCCGCCCCTTGAGTAAACTGCATTGCGGTAGGGACGAAGGACTCAACACTCATTTTACTTTCTCCCAGCATCGCGCTGTAAACAACTAATAGGTAATATTATCCGCTTATCCTACCATCAAGGTCAACTATTAACAGCAGTTAAGGAATTAAAGCAACCGAAACTAAGCCACTGCCTTCATCCAAACCAAACATAATATTCATATTCTGCACGGCTTGCCCTGAAGCACCTTTAACCAAATTATCAATAGCTGACATCACTACAACAACATCACCACCCTGCGGTCGTTGTACAGCAATACGGCACATGTTCGCACCTTTTACGCTGCGTGTCTGTGGGAACACGCCTCTTGGCAGCACATCAACAAAAGGCTCGCTGCGATAACGCTGCTCAAACAACCCCTGTAAATCAACCTCAGGATCAACAACAGTCGCGTATAAAGTTGCATGAATACCACGAATCATTGGCACCAAATGCGGTACAAAGGTTAGAGCAACAGGTTTGCCTGCAGCGCGCTGAAGCCCTTGTTTGATTTCAGGCAAATGGCGGTGCCCACTGACCCCGTACGCCATCATATTTTCCGCAGACTCACAAAACAATGAGCCCACTTTAGCAGCACGGCCTGCGCCACTGACGCCAGAGGCACAGCTGGCGATAATTTGTTTGGTATCAGCAAGACCCGCTTCAACAAGTGGTAACAAACCCAATTGCACTGCAGTCGGATAGCAACCTGGAACAGCAATTAAACGCGCGCCTTTAATCGCATCACGATTTACTTCAGGCAGCCCGTAAACGGCTTCTCCGAGCAAATGCGGTGCACCGTGTGGCTGACCGTACCACTGCGCCCACTCATTTGCATCTTGCAAGCGAAAGTCCGCAGACAGATCAATTACACGCGTACCTGCCTGTAAAATTTCATCGGCTAAACCATGCGCAACACCATGCGGCGTAGCAAAGAACACTACATCACAAGCAGTCAACTGCTCGACCTGCGGCACGGAAAAAGCGAGCGAAGGGTAATTTTCACGCAAATTAGGGTACATATCAGCAACCCGCACACCTTCCTCAGAACGTGATGTAATTATCTCAACCTGTGCGTGCGGATGCAGAGCAAGCAGACGCAATAACTCAACACCTGTGTAGCCTGTACCGCCGACGATTGCGACTTTGATCATGCGTGCACCCTCTTTGTATAAGCAAAATATATATGTAACTGCATAACCTACATTCTACGGATGACACTGCAGCATCCGCGTACTACCATGAGCACTATTTACTATTGGAGCGGGTTATGACGTATTTGTGGATCAAGGCTTTTCATATTATCGCAGTAGTGTGCTGGTTTGCGGGTTTATTTTATTTGCCACGCTTATTTGTTTACCACGCGATGAGCACTGATAGCATCAGCCAAGAACGATTTACCATTATGGAGCGCAAGCTATACAGAGGAATTATGCATCCCTCATTAGTCGCTACCCTCGCACTCGGAATCTATATGCTATATATGAATCCAGCGCTCCTCAAGGCAGGCTGGATGCATATTAAACTGACATTATTGGTTTTTCTAATTGCCTATCACTTCTCTCTTGGTGCTATTTATAGACGCTTTGCACAAGGCTCAAACCAAAAAAGTCATGTTTTTTATCGCTGGTTTAACGAACTGCCGGTATTATTTCTAATTGTTATTGTTCTGCTTGCTATTCTTAAGCCATTTTAGCTGATAGCCATGCAAGCAAAAATGCTACTTGTTTCACTTAAGCAACTCACAGCTCAACATTTACTTTCCTAGAAAACTTCCATTGATAAGGAAGCTTTATGTCAGATACACACTACAAAATCACCATGGATGGCAGTCTTGCACCAGGTGTAACTCTAGACTTCGCCCAAGAGGGTCTCGCCCGTTTATTTAAAAAAGATGTTAGCGTGATAAAACATCTTTTTTCTGGCAAAAAAATCACTATCAAACGTGATATCAACGCATCCCAAGCCGATAAATATGTAGAAGCATTATTCTCAGCAGGCGTAATCGCACACAAAGAAGTAGATCTGGCAGCCAATTTGAGTTTGGAAGCAATCAGTAGCGATAGTCCAG comes from Pseudomonas sp. C27(2019) and encodes:
- the hemJ gene encoding protoporphyrinogen oxidase HemJ; this encodes MTYLWIKAFHIIAVVCWFAGLFYLPRLFVYHAMSTDSISQERFTIMERKLYRGIMHPSLVATLALGIYMLYMNPALLKAGWMHIKLTLLVFLIAYHFSLGAIYRRFAQGSNQKSHVFYRWFNELPVLFLIVIVLLAILKPF
- the argC gene encoding N-acetyl-gamma-glutamyl-phosphate reductase encodes the protein MIKVAIVGGTGYTGVELLRLLALHPHAQVEIITSRSEEGVRVADMYPNLRENYPSLAFSVPQVEQLTACDVVFFATPHGVAHGLADEILQAGTRVIDLSADFRLQDANEWAQWYGQPHGAPHLLGEAVYGLPEVNRDAIKGARLIAVPGCYPTAVQLGLLPLVEAGLADTKQIIASCASGVSGAGRAAKVGSLFCESAENMMAYGVSGHRHLPEIKQGLQRAAGKPVALTFVPHLVPMIRGIHATLYATVVDPEVDLQGLFEQRYRSEPFVDVLPRGVFPQTRSVKGANMCRIAVQRPQGGDVVVVMSAIDNLVKGASGQAVQNMNIMFGLDEGSGLVSVALIP
- the erpA gene encoding iron-sulfur cluster insertion protein ErpA; amino-acid sequence: MSVESFVPTAMQFTQGAANKVKALVEEEGNPRLKLRVFITGGGCSGFQYGFTFDEEMADDDTVINREGVSLIIDPMSFQYLAGAEVDYTEGLEGSRFVINNPNATTTCGCGSSFSI